From Calothrix sp. PCC 6303, a single genomic window includes:
- a CDS encoding lasso peptide isopeptide bond-forming cyclase, with the protein MSGIMGIHYLDSRPVNQKHLQKMVDILVHRGPDGADIWVDGNVGLAHRMLLTTPESLSEKLPGSNQTGDLVITADARIDNRDEIISKLQLNNCPPENISDSQLILAAYEKWGESCPENLLGDFAFVIWDKRKQSLFCARDHFGVKPFYYYYKPGKIFAFASEIKALFELKQIPRHLNEVRMGDYLSLMMEDQVITSYVEILRLPPAHTIIINQSGLQSRCYWLLEPKPEIKLPSNEAYAEEFRKIFTEAVRCRLRSAFPIITHLSGGLDSSAVTCVARDILSQENKTPLHTISTIYDDIKECDEREYINLVVEQGGLTPHYVYGDKFGPLSNLEMIFKYEDEGLLGPSHFYPWLVNCESQKLGMRISLDGFDGDTTVSHGMTRLTELAHQGKWKTFFHEIKAVSHNCDIPIQDLFRGYGLLNFRKQALHFQWFKFLKAVQQIHENFGTSRKKLIIYYGFKPLISELKQFIKKLIKGRPKQNQNIQNSSSEVSIIRRSFAEKIHLHERIQMMDIPKEQPLTLREEHWHSFSQGIMSYTLEQMDQYAAMFSLEARHPFMDKRLIEFCIALPSEQKLFNGYGRMVMRRALQGILPEQVQWRGGKTDMSTNFDDGLLNRNRQILDDVMSNKIQCLEKYVNVNFLQAAYQRIVSSEKQASNEDIFAVWQAVILTSWMEYKRVTP; encoded by the coding sequence ATGAGCGGCATTATGGGAATACACTATTTAGATAGTCGTCCTGTAAACCAAAAGCATTTACAAAAGATGGTGGATATCCTTGTCCATCGGGGACCAGATGGTGCAGATATCTGGGTTGATGGGAATGTTGGTTTGGCACATAGGATGTTGTTGACAACACCGGAATCATTGAGTGAAAAGCTCCCAGGAAGTAACCAAACAGGGGATTTGGTAATTACTGCCGATGCACGCATAGATAACCGTGATGAGATCATTAGTAAGTTGCAGTTGAATAACTGTCCACCGGAAAACATCTCAGATAGTCAACTGATATTAGCAGCTTATGAAAAGTGGGGCGAGTCTTGTCCTGAGAATCTTTTAGGAGATTTTGCTTTTGTAATTTGGGATAAACGCAAACAATCTTTGTTTTGTGCTAGAGATCACTTTGGAGTTAAACCTTTCTACTACTATTACAAACCAGGCAAAATATTTGCATTTGCTTCCGAAATTAAGGCACTGTTTGAATTAAAGCAGATACCTCGGCATCTCAATGAGGTGAGGATGGGTGACTATCTATCATTAATGATGGAAGATCAGGTTATCACATCATATGTAGAGATTCTGCGATTGCCACCTGCACATACCATAATAATTAACCAGTCGGGATTGCAGTCTCGGTGTTACTGGTTACTTGAACCTAAACCAGAAATTAAATTACCTTCTAATGAAGCTTATGCTGAAGAATTTAGGAAAATTTTTACCGAAGCAGTACGCTGTCGATTACGTAGCGCTTTTCCTATTATCACTCATTTGAGTGGTGGCTTAGATTCTTCGGCAGTAACCTGCGTCGCACGGGATATACTTAGTCAAGAAAACAAAACTCCATTACATACTATCTCTACTATTTATGATGACATCAAAGAATGTGATGAACGTGAATACATTAACCTTGTAGTTGAACAAGGTGGACTAACTCCTCATTATGTCTATGGAGACAAATTTGGTCCGCTGTCGAATTTAGAAATGATTTTTAAGTATGAAGATGAAGGTTTATTAGGTCCAAGTCATTTCTATCCTTGGTTGGTAAATTGCGAGTCACAAAAATTGGGAATGCGAATCTCCCTTGATGGCTTTGATGGTGATACAACAGTTAGTCATGGGATGACTAGACTTACCGAACTTGCACATCAAGGGAAATGGAAAACTTTTTTCCACGAAATCAAAGCTGTTTCACACAACTGTGATATTCCAATACAGGATTTATTTCGAGGTTATGGGTTACTCAATTTCCGAAAACAGGCACTACATTTTCAATGGTTTAAGTTTTTAAAAGCTGTGCAACAAATCCATGAAAACTTTGGTACTTCACGGAAGAAGTTGATTATTTATTACGGATTTAAACCTCTTATATCAGAATTAAAACAGTTTATCAAAAAACTTATAAAAGGTCGTCCTAAACAGAATCAAAATATTCAAAATAGTAGTTCAGAAGTATCTATTATTCGCCGTAGCTTTGCTGAGAAAATTCATTTACATGAACGTATCCAAATGATGGATATTCCTAAAGAACAACCATTGACGCTTAGGGAAGAACATTGGCATAGTTTTAGCCAAGGTATTATGTCTTACACCTTAGAACAAATGGATCAATATGCAGCTATGTTTTCATTAGAAGCTCGTCATCCATTTATGGATAAGCGATTGATTGAATTTTGCATTGCTTTACCATCTGAACAGAAATTATTCAACGGATATGGACGCATGGTAATGCGTCGAGCCTTACAGGGAATATTACCAGAACAAGTGCAGTGGCGGGGAGGTAAAACTGATATGAGTACAAATTTTGATGATGGGTTACTCAATCGTAACAGGCAGATTTTAGATGATGTGATGTCTAATAAAATTCAATGTTTAGAAAAGTATGTCAATGTTAATTTTTTACAAGCAGCTTATCAGCGGATAGTGTCATCAGAAAAGCAAGCCAGTAATGAAGATATTTTTGCAGTTTGGCAAGCAGTTATCCTTACTTCATGGATGGAATATAAAAGGGTAACACCATAA
- a CDS encoding lasso peptide, with translation MKKNYNAPVLTVHGSVEAITQMFGNSKTRNDFLFFPAAGTSIQANQLPNEFTNGFNTGSIDGCIGQLPTKQCPNGSQPI, from the coding sequence ATGAAAAAGAATTACAATGCACCTGTATTAACAGTTCACGGCAGTGTTGAAGCGATTACCCAAATGTTTGGTAACAGTAAAACCAGGAACGATTTTCTTTTCTTTCCTGCGGCAGGTACTTCAATCCAAGCGAATCAGCTTCCTAATGAATTCACCAATGGATTTAATACTGGCTCTATAGACGGGTGTATAGGACAATTGCCGACCAAGCAATGTCCGAATGGTTCTCAACCAATTTAG
- a CDS encoding ABC transporter ATP-binding protein, producing the protein MKSKIDSVKNIISHLVKTFQLVFAASGFWTIAWMVMLLVQGILPAISITLIREVVDNLVSVSGNGVSSDTVQKLIIPIGLMAGVMLVGEFFNTSGEWIRTAQSELVSDKITKLIHEKSLAVDYGFYEHSEYNDKLNRAREGATGRSLGLLENMGNLVQNTVTLIVMAAILLPYGLWLPTILIISSFPAFYVLLYLSKVQYKWSQKTTTDRRWLMYYDYLLTNSATAAELRLFDFADYFQNSYHNLRKRLRKEQFKLLKLQTIGRIIAAIFALSMTGVALGWMGRQVLLGILTLGDLALFFQAFNQGQGIVKELMSSLGQIYRNSLFIGNLFEFLQIEPKIVDPLQPLAVPSKVQQGIKFCQVTFRYPGNEESVLEDFSLTLPSGKIVAIVGDNGAGKSTLIKLLCRFYDPDSGSIELDGIDIRQFSVKAFRKLITVLFQSYIPYYTTAGENIALGDINAVSNQKDIEVAAKSSGIHDKITRLSLGYNSMLGKLFPDGHDLSGGQWQRLALARAFFRRAQVIILDEPTSAMDPWAENDWLDRFRALANGRTAIVITHRFTLAMRADIIHVMRSGKIVESGNHEELLALDGLYAQSWNSQMETSWEKTTA; encoded by the coding sequence TTGAAAAGTAAAATTGATAGTGTCAAGAATATAATCTCTCATTTAGTCAAAACTTTTCAGTTAGTTTTTGCTGCATCTGGATTTTGGACTATAGCCTGGATGGTGATGCTGTTAGTGCAAGGTATATTACCAGCTATATCAATCACACTAATTCGAGAAGTAGTAGATAATTTAGTTTCAGTCAGTGGAAATGGTGTTTCTAGCGATACAGTTCAAAAGCTGATTATACCCATAGGATTGATGGCGGGTGTGATGCTGGTGGGGGAATTTTTTAACACGTCGGGTGAATGGATTCGCACGGCACAATCGGAATTAGTCAGCGACAAAATTACGAAGTTGATTCATGAAAAATCTCTGGCTGTGGATTATGGGTTTTACGAACATTCAGAATATAATGATAAGCTGAACCGAGCCAGGGAAGGGGCAACTGGACGGTCGCTAGGTTTGTTGGAAAATATGGGAAATTTAGTGCAAAATACTGTCACATTAATAGTGATGGCTGCTATTTTGCTTCCCTATGGTCTTTGGTTGCCGACTATTTTAATCATTAGTTCTTTCCCTGCTTTTTATGTATTGTTGTATTTAAGCAAGGTTCAATATAAGTGGTCTCAAAAAACTACCACTGATCGTCGCTGGTTGATGTATTATGACTATCTACTTACCAATAGTGCAACAGCGGCAGAATTACGATTATTTGATTTTGCTGATTACTTTCAAAATTCTTATCATAATCTACGCAAACGATTACGAAAAGAACAATTTAAATTATTAAAGCTACAAACTATTGGTCGCATTATCGCAGCAATCTTTGCTTTATCAATGACTGGTGTAGCCCTAGGTTGGATGGGAAGACAAGTATTATTAGGTATTCTTACTTTGGGTGATTTGGCGTTATTTTTCCAAGCATTCAATCAGGGGCAGGGTATTGTTAAAGAACTAATGAGTAGTTTAGGACAGATATATCGCAACAGTTTATTTATTGGTAATTTATTTGAGTTTTTACAAATAGAACCAAAAATTGTAGATCCACTTCAACCTCTTGCTGTACCGTCAAAAGTTCAGCAAGGAATCAAGTTTTGTCAGGTGACTTTCCGTTATCCTGGTAATGAAGAATCTGTGTTAGAGGATTTTAGCTTAACATTACCATCTGGAAAAATAGTGGCGATTGTTGGTGATAATGGGGCTGGAAAAAGTACACTTATCAAGTTACTATGTCGCTTCTACGATCCGGATTCTGGAAGTATTGAATTAGATGGAATTGATATCCGTCAGTTTTCAGTGAAAGCTTTTCGGAAGTTAATTACTGTTTTGTTTCAATCTTATATTCCCTATTACACTACGGCTGGTGAAAATATTGCTTTGGGTGATATTAATGCTGTGTCGAATCAAAAGGATATTGAAGTAGCTGCAAAATCTTCGGGGATTCACGATAAGATAACTCGTTTAAGTCTTGGTTATAATTCAATGCTGGGTAAATTATTCCCAGATGGGCATGATTTAAGTGGTGGACAATGGCAACGTTTAGCATTAGCTAGGGCTTTCTTTCGTCGCGCTCAGGTTATTATTCTAGATGAACCAACTAGTGCGATGGATCCTTGGGCTGAAAATGATTGGTTAGATAGATTTAGGGCTTTAGCTAATGGGAGAACGGCGATTGTGATTACTCATCGTTTCACGTTAGCGATGCGGGCTGATATTATTCATGTTATGCGTAGTGGGAAAATCGTTGAGTCTGGTAATCATGAGGAGTTACTGGCTTTGGATGGGTTGTATGCTCAATCTTGGAATTCACAGATGGAAACTAGTTGGGAGAAAACAACAGCCTAA
- a CDS encoding D-alanine--D-alanine ligase family protein, with amino-acid sequence MTKLRVGLLFGGRSGEHEVSLKSAKAISGALSAGANAQKYEVIPFYIQKDGKWQAGDTALQVLTSGTSIQNLSASANLWELPAESANIDVWFPILHGPNGEDGTIQGLLTLMQVPYVGSGVLGSAAGMDKIAMKSVFAQAGLSQVKYQVVTRAEVYSNPCVFPKLCERIEAELDYPCFVKPANLGSSVGIAKVRNRQELEAALDSAASYDRRIIVEAGVIAREVECAVLGNDQPKASVIGEITFSSDFYDYETKYTEGKADLHIPAPLPEDVSRKIQEMAIQAFIAIDAAGLSRVDFFYVESTGEIFINEINTLPGFTATSMYPQLWANTGVPFPELVDQLIKFALERHALTPIDGNKNT; translated from the coding sequence ATGACTAAGCTGCGGGTAGGTTTGCTATTTGGTGGTCGTTCGGGTGAACATGAGGTGTCACTCAAGTCTGCAAAGGCGATTTCTGGGGCTTTAAGTGCTGGTGCAAATGCCCAAAAGTATGAAGTTATCCCTTTTTACATCCAAAAAGATGGTAAATGGCAAGCTGGAGATACTGCGCTACAGGTTTTAACTTCCGGTACTTCTATCCAAAATCTGTCTGCATCTGCTAATTTGTGGGAATTGCCAGCCGAAAGTGCAAATATTGATGTCTGGTTTCCGATTCTCCATGGTCCGAATGGGGAGGATGGAACGATTCAAGGGTTGTTAACTTTGATGCAGGTTCCCTACGTGGGTTCTGGGGTGTTGGGTTCTGCTGCGGGAATGGATAAAATTGCGATGAAGTCTGTTTTCGCGCAAGCTGGTTTATCCCAAGTGAAGTATCAAGTTGTCACAAGGGCTGAAGTTTATTCTAATCCCTGTGTGTTTCCTAAGTTGTGCGAACGGATTGAAGCAGAATTAGACTATCCTTGTTTTGTCAAACCTGCAAATCTAGGATCTTCGGTGGGTATTGCGAAGGTACGTAATCGTCAAGAATTGGAAGCAGCTTTGGATAGTGCTGCTAGTTATGACAGAAGAATTATTGTGGAAGCTGGAGTAATTGCCAGGGAAGTTGAATGCGCTGTGTTGGGAAATGATCAGCCTAAGGCTTCTGTTATCGGTGAAATTACTTTCAGTAGTGATTTTTATGATTATGAAACAAAGTATACTGAAGGGAAAGCTGATTTGCATATCCCTGCACCACTTCCTGAAGATGTAAGTCGGAAAATTCAGGAGATGGCAATTCAGGCATTTATTGCTATCGATGCGGCTGGTTTATCGCGGGTTGACTTTTTCTATGTGGAGTCAACTGGAGAAATTTTTATCAATGAAATCAATACTTTACCAGGTTTTACTGCCACAAGTATGTATCCCCAACTTTGGGCAAACACAGGTGTCCCTTTCCCAGAATTAGTTGATCAATTAATTAAATTTGCTTTGGAAAGACATGCGCTGACTCCTATAGATGGCAATAAAAATACTTAA
- a CDS encoding ABC transporter permease, with protein sequence MSRSKALTYYITTRLFLAPLQLLTIVTMVFLLLRATPGDPVDAILGGRAPEAAKETMRKQLGLDLPIWLQYLNYLTNLFLKFDMGKSITSRGKSVWDIIGEYFPATAELAVFSIIVALVVGVTVGTISASRPGTALDVGGRLFGIITYALPMFWAGMILQLIFAVGLDLLPLGTRFPATLEAPVRITGLYTIDSLLGGKFAEFFTAVQYLILPSCTLGVLLSGIFERIVRVNLKQTLQADYVEAARARGISENKILISHALKNALIPVITVLGLTFASLLGGAILTEVTFSWPGLANRLYEAINERDYPMVQGIMVFFGAIVVTASIAIDILNAYIDPRIRY encoded by the coding sequence ATGTCTCGTTCCAAAGCTCTTACATACTACATAACCACTAGGTTATTTTTAGCACCACTGCAACTATTAACAATTGTCACTATGGTTTTCCTTCTACTGAGGGCAACACCAGGTGATCCTGTAGATGCAATTTTGGGTGGACGCGCACCAGAAGCTGCCAAAGAAACAATGAGAAAACAACTAGGATTAGACTTACCTATATGGTTGCAATATCTCAACTATTTAACTAATTTATTCCTCAAATTTGATATGGGAAAATCCATAACTAGTCGCGGAAAATCAGTTTGGGATATTATTGGAGAATACTTTCCAGCAACTGCCGAATTAGCTGTATTTAGTATCATTGTCGCTTTGGTTGTTGGTGTAACAGTGGGGACTATTTCTGCCTCTCGTCCCGGTACAGCTTTAGATGTCGGTGGGCGATTATTTGGGATTATTACCTATGCTTTGCCGATGTTTTGGGCAGGAATGATTTTACAATTAATCTTTGCTGTTGGCTTAGATTTACTACCTTTAGGAACTCGTTTTCCCGCAACTTTAGAGGCACCAGTTAGAATTACTGGTTTATATACAATTGATAGTTTGTTGGGTGGGAAATTCGCTGAGTTTTTTACAGCAGTTCAATATTTAATCTTACCAAGCTGTACTTTAGGTGTTCTGTTAAGTGGTATTTTTGAGCGAATTGTGCGGGTGAATTTAAAACAAACACTACAAGCTGACTACGTGGAAGCAGCTAGGGCTAGAGGTATCTCTGAAAACAAAATTCTTATTTCCCACGCTTTAAAAAATGCCCTCATTCCAGTAATTACAGTATTAGGATTAACTTTCGCATCACTACTGGGTGGTGCAATTTTAACAGAAGTCACATTCTCATGGCCCGGTTTAGCAAACCGATTATATGAAGCAATCAATGAGCGGGATTATCCTATGGTACAGGGAATTATGGTATTTTTTGGAGCGATTGTTGTGACAGCAAGTATTGCCATTGATATCCTCAATGCTTACATTGATCCAAGAATTAGGTATTAA
- a CDS encoding ABC transporter substrate-binding protein produces the protein MYWLPFAGKPFARTKQIISLFCLCLLLLVACAKSPQPGDLSGTKDNRIIIGTTNKPRTLDPADAYETGSLGLIYNMSDRLYTYEVGSTNIKPQLATAFPTISADGLTYTIPLRQGVVFHDGEVFNAKAMKLSLERFSQNGGKPAFLLGDIVKSVEDTGDYEITIQLKQQFAAFPSLLAFAGVCAVSPKSYTVGEGKFNPNIFVGTGPYKLTKFASDKIQLDIFDKYWGEKPINQGVTIQVLSSGVNLYNAFRKKSLDVAGSSMDADQIQSLEKIAQQGDWQALKNKGSVVSLMAVNRNQKPLDNPLVRQALAAMINRPLTLERVLYGQAQPLYSIIPNTFDVYKPVFKEQYGDGNPEKAKQLLKQAGFSEKNPATIELVYRSNVPKTALTALVIKAIAQKTMDGMLVIETNGVDSTTVYKNISQGIYPAALIEWYPDFLDADNYVQPFLQCEKGTDAKGCEKGGSVSQGSFYYSDRMNKLIEAQRKEQDSTKRKQIFAEIQDILAKDVAYIPLWQGQDFLFAQNGIKGVAQDASQLLIYSDIKKG, from the coding sequence ATGTATTGGTTGCCATTTGCTGGAAAACCTTTTGCCCGAACTAAACAAATTATTAGTTTATTTTGTCTATGTTTATTACTCTTGGTTGCTTGTGCTAAAAGTCCACAACCTGGTGATTTATCTGGGACTAAAGACAATCGGATTATTATCGGGACGACGAATAAACCACGAACTTTAGATCCGGCTGATGCCTATGAAACTGGATCCCTCGGTTTGATTTACAATATGAGCGATAGACTTTATACTTACGAAGTTGGTAGCACCAATATCAAACCTCAACTAGCTACAGCTTTCCCTACAATCAGTGCTGATGGCTTAACTTACACCATTCCTTTACGTCAGGGTGTTGTTTTCCATGATGGGGAAGTGTTCAATGCCAAAGCGATGAAATTGAGTTTGGAAAGGTTTTCCCAAAATGGTGGCAAACCAGCGTTTTTACTGGGAGATATTGTTAAATCAGTAGAAGATACGGGCGATTACGAAATTACAATTCAATTAAAACAACAATTTGCTGCTTTTCCTTCATTATTAGCGTTTGCAGGAGTTTGTGCGGTATCACCCAAAAGTTATACAGTTGGTGAAGGTAAGTTTAATCCAAATATATTTGTTGGTACGGGACCCTATAAATTAACAAAGTTTGCCAGTGATAAAATTCAGCTAGACATTTTTGATAAATATTGGGGTGAGAAACCAATTAATCAAGGTGTAACAATTCAAGTTTTGAGTAGTGGTGTAAATTTATATAACGCTTTTCGCAAAAAATCCCTTGATGTGGCAGGTTCATCAATGGATGCAGATCAAATTCAGAGTTTGGAAAAAATCGCTCAACAAGGAGACTGGCAAGCTTTAAAAAATAAAGGTAGTGTAGTGTCCTTGATGGCTGTAAATCGGAATCAAAAGCCTTTAGATAACCCTTTGGTTCGGCAAGCATTAGCGGCAATGATCAACCGTCCCCTCACCTTGGAAAGGGTTTTATATGGTCAAGCACAGCCACTATATAGCATAATTCCTAACACATTTGATGTGTATAAACCAGTATTTAAAGAACAATATGGTGATGGCAATCCGGAAAAAGCCAAACAGCTATTAAAGCAAGCTGGTTTCTCTGAAAAAAATCCAGCAACCATTGAACTTGTATATCGTTCAAATGTCCCAAAAACAGCTTTGACAGCGCTAGTAATTAAAGCCATTGCCCAAAAAACAATGGATGGAATGTTAGTAATTGAAACCAATGGTGTGGACTCCACCACAGTTTATAAAAATATCTCCCAAGGAATTTATCCTGCTGCTTTAATTGAGTGGTATCCAGACTTTTTAGACGCTGATAATTATGTTCAGCCATTTTTGCAGTGTGAAAAGGGTACAGATGCAAAAGGATGTGAAAAAGGAGGCAGCGTTTCCCAAGGATCATTTTACTATAGCGATCGCATGAACAAACTAATCGAGGCACAGCGCAAAGAACAAGATTCCACCAAGCGCAAACAAATCTTTGCCGAAATCCAAGACATCCTTGCTAAAGATGTAGCATATATTCCCCTATGGCAGGGTCAAGATTTCCTCTTTGCCCAAAACGGCATCAAAGGTGTTGCCCAAGATGCTAGTCAACTTTTGATTTATAGTGACATTAAAAAAGGTTAA
- the psbB gene encoding photosystem II chlorophyll-binding protein CP47: MGLPWYRVHTVVLNDPGRLISVHLMHTALVSGWAGSMALYELAIFDPSDVVLNPMWRQGMFVLPFMARLGVVGSWGGWNVVGDPTYTPGFWSFEGVAAAQIVLSGLLFLAAVWHWVYWDLELFQDPRTGEAALDLPKMFGIHLFLSGLLCFGFGAFHLTGLFGPGMWISDAYGITGHIQGVAPEWGPSGFNPFNPGGVVAHHIAAGVVGIIAGLFHLTVRPPERLYKALRMGNIETVLSSSIAAVFFAAFIVAGTMWYGSATTPIELFGPTRYQWDQGYFKQEIERRVQAGIAYGASPEQAWSQIPEKLAFYDYVGNSPAKGGLFRVGPMVKGDGIAQSWQGHGVFKDADGRELTVRRLPNFFETFPVLLTDADGVVRADIPFRRAESRSSFEQAGISVSFYGGNLNGKTFTDPADVKKYARKAQGGEIFEFDRETLNSDGVFRTSPRGWFTFGHAVFALLFFFGHIWHGARTIYRDVFAGVEADMEEQVEWGRFQKVGDRSTRRKEAV, from the coding sequence ATGGGACTACCCTGGTACCGAGTACACACAGTCGTTCTGAACGACCCAGGACGGTTGATTTCCGTACACTTAATGCATACAGCCCTAGTTTCTGGCTGGGCTGGTTCGATGGCTTTATACGAACTGGCTATTTTTGACCCTAGCGATGTGGTTTTAAACCCCATGTGGCGACAAGGGATGTTCGTATTACCCTTTATGGCACGGTTGGGCGTTGTTGGCTCATGGGGCGGTTGGAATGTAGTTGGCGACCCCACCTACACCCCCGGCTTCTGGTCATTTGAAGGCGTTGCAGCTGCCCAAATTGTCCTTTCTGGATTGCTATTTTTAGCAGCAGTTTGGCACTGGGTTTACTGGGATTTGGAACTTTTCCAAGATCCACGTACAGGAGAAGCAGCCCTAGATTTACCAAAAATGTTTGGCATTCACCTGTTCCTTTCTGGCTTACTTTGCTTCGGTTTTGGTGCATTCCACCTCACCGGATTATTTGGACCAGGGATGTGGATCTCCGATGCTTACGGTATAACAGGACATATTCAGGGAGTCGCACCGGAATGGGGACCTTCTGGATTTAACCCATTTAACCCCGGTGGTGTGGTTGCTCACCACATTGCTGCTGGTGTAGTTGGGATTATCGCTGGTTTATTCCACTTGACAGTACGACCCCCCGAACGGCTTTACAAAGCCCTCCGGATGGGTAACATCGAAACCGTACTCTCTAGTAGTATCGCCGCAGTATTCTTTGCCGCTTTCATCGTCGCTGGTACCATGTGGTACGGTAGCGCAACTACCCCGATTGAATTGTTTGGACCAACCCGCTATCAGTGGGATCAAGGATACTTTAAGCAAGAAATCGAGCGCCGTGTTCAAGCTGGAATTGCCTATGGTGCTAGCCCAGAACAAGCTTGGTCACAAATACCTGAGAAACTAGCCTTCTACGACTACGTTGGTAACAGCCCTGCAAAAGGTGGTTTGTTCCGCGTTGGTCCAATGGTCAAAGGTGATGGTATTGCCCAATCTTGGCAAGGACACGGAGTATTTAAGGATGCAGATGGTAGAGAATTGACAGTACGTCGTCTACCTAACTTCTTTGAAACATTCCCAGTATTATTAACAGATGCTGATGGAGTTGTTCGTGCTGACATTCCTTTCCGTCGTGCGGAATCCAGAAGCAGCTTTGAACAAGCTGGTATCAGTGTTAGTTTCTACGGTGGAAACTTGAATGGTAAAACCTTCACAGACCCCGCAGACGTGAAGAAATACGCTCGTAAAGCTCAAGGTGGCGAAATCTTTGAATTCGACCGGGAAACCTTGAATTCTGACGGTGTATTCCGCACCAGTCCTCGTGGTTGGTTTACCTTCGGACATGCAGTCTTTGCACTTTTATTCTTCTTTGGTCACATTTGGCACGGCGCTCGGACAATTTACCGAGATGTATTTGCTGGTGTAGAAGCCGATATGGAAGAACAAGTAGAATGGGGACGCTTCCAAAAAGTGGGAGACAGATCCACTCGTCGGAAGGAAGCTGTATAG
- a CDS encoding photosystem II reaction center protein T — translation MESIAYILVFTLALGTIFFAIAFREPPRIQTKKEEK, via the coding sequence ATGGAAAGCATTGCTTATATTCTAGTTTTCACTCTGGCTCTGGGAACAATCTTTTTTGCGATCGCATTCCGCGAACCACCCCGGATTCAAACTAAGAAAGAAGAAAAATAG
- a CDS encoding 30S ribosomal protein S1 produces MVNQKSTATAEIGFTHEDFAALLDKYDYHFSPGDIVPGTVFSIEPRGALIDIGAKTAAYIPIQEMSINRVDAPEEVLQSNETREFFILTDENEDGQLTLSIRRIEYMRAWERVRQLQAEDATVRSGVFATNRGGALVRIEGLRGFIPGSHISTRKPKEELVGEDLPLKFLEVDEERNRLVLSHRRALVERKMNRLEVGEVVIGTVRGIKPYGAFIDIGGVSGLLHISEISHEHIDTPHSVFNVNDEVKVMIIDLDAERGRISLSTKQLEPEPGDMIKNRDLVYDKAEEMAAKYREQLLAKAQGLPPASMEIPTEELPAVIDEDIPSAVEEDIEIPAAVEEEIPAAIEEEVPPALEE; encoded by the coding sequence ATGGTCAATCAGAAATCAACCGCAACAGCTGAAATTGGATTTACTCACGAAGATTTTGCCGCATTATTAGACAAATACGATTACCATTTTAGTCCTGGGGACATTGTACCCGGAACAGTTTTCAGTATTGAGCCACGCGGCGCTCTGATTGACATAGGTGCTAAAACAGCAGCATATATACCTATTCAAGAAATGTCTATCAACCGGGTTGATGCCCCGGAAGAAGTCTTACAATCAAACGAAACACGAGAATTTTTCATCCTCACCGATGAAAACGAAGATGGACAGCTAACACTTTCCATCCGGAGAATTGAATATATGCGTGCTTGGGAACGGGTACGTCAATTGCAAGCAGAAGATGCTACCGTTCGTTCTGGAGTATTCGCAACCAACCGTGGTGGTGCGCTAGTGCGGATTGAAGGATTACGTGGATTTATCCCCGGTTCTCACATCAGTACCCGTAAACCTAAAGAAGAATTAGTTGGTGAAGACTTACCACTCAAATTCCTAGAAGTAGACGAAGAACGTAACCGCTTGGTGCTTTCACATCGTCGTGCGTTGGTTGAACGGAAGATGAACCGACTGGAAGTTGGTGAAGTCGTTATTGGTACAGTACGTGGGATCAAACCATACGGTGCCTTTATTGATATCGGTGGTGTGAGTGGTTTGCTACACATCTCGGAAATTTCCCACGAACACATTGACACACCACATAGTGTGTTTAATGTCAATGATGAAGTCAAAGTCATGATTATTGACTTGGATGCCGAACGTGGTAGAATCTCCCTCTCCACTAAGCAACTTGAACCAGAACCCGGTGACATGATCAAAAACCGAGATTTGGTTTATGATAAAGCTGAAGAAATGGCAGCCAAGTATCGTGAGCAGTTGTTAGCCAAAGCACAGGGTTTACCACCAGCATCGATGGAAATCCCTACAGAGGAATTGCCAGCAGTAATTGATGAAGATATTCCTTCCGCAGTTGAGGAAGATATAGAAATTCCTGCCGCAGTTGAGGAAGAAATTCCTGCTGCAATTGAGGAAGAAGTTCCCCCAGCATTAGAAGAATAG